Proteins encoded by one window of Desulfomonilia bacterium:
- a CDS encoding phosphatase PAP2 family protein, producing MKALLDRFIRHLQTGISIKERFICTVVMYLFFCIAYLAANRFIDMRSCHNISTPVDEALPFMPYFIYPYSFIYVFSMLPSLVCENRSLYFRTVVGSGLLIIISAAIFVVFPVSIPRSYDLPAGFTGWVFSQLDWIDNPVCGFPSLHVGLTMLATFCVFRENRILGWFCVVVAMLTVLSTLLTKQHVLWDVAGGAVMAISIDLLILRNWINYLIPLEYARQEFNRVRNNFKF from the coding sequence GTGAAGGCACTGCTGGACAGATTTATCAGACACCTGCAAACAGGCATAAGCATAAAGGAACGATTTATCTGCACTGTAGTAATGTATCTGTTTTTCTGTATCGCATATCTTGCCGCCAACCGTTTCATAGACATGAGAAGCTGCCATAATATTTCCACTCCGGTTGATGAAGCGCTGCCGTTCATGCCCTATTTTATTTATCCGTATTCATTCATTTATGTTTTTTCCATGCTTCCTTCGCTGGTATGTGAAAACCGTTCTCTTTATTTCAGAACGGTCGTCGGCAGCGGCCTGCTCATTATAATTTCAGCAGCAATATTCGTCGTTTTTCCCGTAAGCATCCCCAGGTCATATGATCTCCCCGCCGGTTTCACGGGATGGGTATTTTCCCAGCTTGACTGGATTGACAATCCAGTTTGCGGATTTCCAAGCCTGCATGTAGGATTGACGATGCTTGCCACTTTTTGCGTCTTCAGGGAAAACCGCATACTAGGCTGGTTCTGCGTTGTAGTTGCAATGCTTACGGTCTTGTCCACCCTGCTCACCAAACAGCATGTATTATGGGATGTAGCAGGCGGTGCTGTCATGGCGATATCAATTGACCTTCTTATACTGCGAAACTGGATAAATTATCTTATCCCCCTTGAATACGCCAGGCAGGAGTTCAACAGGGTAAGAAACAATTTCAAATTTTAA
- the aqpZ gene encoding aquaporin Z, which translates to MNKLAAEFIGTLWLVLGGCGSAVLAAAYPELGIGFAGVAIAFGLTVLTMVYAIGHISGCHLNPAVSIGLWAGGRFDKKELLPYIIAQVLGGIAGAGILFLIASGKAGFELGGFAANGYGEHSPDGYSMLSGLITEIVMTFMFLIIILGATHPKAPKGFAGIAIGLGLTLIHLISIPVTNTSVNPARSTSQAIFVGGWALSQLWLFWVAPIAGAVLAGFVYKIISPEKE; encoded by the coding sequence ATGAATAAACTTGCTGCGGAATTTATCGGGACTTTATGGCTGGTATTGGGAGGATGCGGAAGCGCTGTTTTAGCAGCAGCTTATCCGGAACTGGGAATCGGATTTGCAGGTGTTGCCATCGCATTCGGTTTAACAGTGCTGACAATGGTTTATGCAATCGGACACATTTCAGGCTGCCACCTGAATCCTGCCGTATCAATCGGCCTCTGGGCCGGAGGCCGTTTTGATAAAAAAGAGCTGCTTCCATACATCATTGCCCAGGTCCTCGGAGGAATAGCCGGAGCAGGAATCCTTTTCCTTATTGCAAGCGGAAAAGCCGGTTTTGAACTTGGAGGGTTCGCAGCCAACGGGTATGGGGAACACTCTCCTGATGGATACAGTATGCTTTCAGGTCTAATTACTGAAATTGTAATGACCTTCATGTTTTTAATTATTATTTTAGGTGCTACGCATCCAAAAGCCCCAAAAGGTTTTGCCGGAATAGCAATCGGCCTGGGATTAACACTTATTCACCTGATAAGCATTCCTGTAACAAACACCTCGGTAAACCCAGCAAGAAGTACAAGCCAGGCAATATTCGTCGGCGGCTGGGCATTGAGCCAGTTATGGCTGTTCTGGGTAGCGCCGATTGCCGGAGCAGTTTTAGCAGGTTTTGTTTATAAAATAATTTCACCCGAAAAAGAATAA
- a CDS encoding DNA alkylation repair protein: protein MKADDIITRLESLASPADAAGMMRYGINPGGVLLGVSMPRLRAMAKETGKDHELALLLWDCGIHEARILASLVDDHREVLPEQMEEWVVAFNSWDVCDQVCSNLFQKTPYALQKALAWSKREETFVKRAGFVLMARIAVADRKAPDELFEEFYPLIMSESGDDRPMVRKAVNWAIRQIGKRNLYLNGKAIELSQRIRISGTKAGRWIAADALRELTGSAVQDRLLKRAINHKP from the coding sequence ATGAAGGCTGATGATATAATCACCAGGCTCGAGTCTCTGGCCAGCCCAGCCGATGCTGCCGGTATGATGCGTTACGGGATTAATCCCGGAGGAGTTCTTCTTGGCGTTTCAATGCCTAGACTCAGGGCAATGGCAAAAGAGACCGGAAAAGACCACGAACTTGCCCTTCTTTTATGGGACTGCGGAATTCACGAGGCAAGGATACTTGCCTCACTTGTTGATGATCACAGGGAAGTGCTGCCGGAACAAATGGAAGAATGGGTCGTGGCTTTCAATTCATGGGACGTGTGCGATCAGGTCTGTTCAAACCTTTTCCAGAAAACACCCTATGCACTTCAAAAGGCCCTTGCATGGTCCAAAAGGGAAGAAACTTTTGTGAAGCGCGCCGGCTTTGTCCTTATGGCAAGAATTGCCGTAGCCGACAGAAAGGCGCCGGATGAGCTGTTCGAAGAGTTTTATCCTTTGATAATGAGCGAATCCGGCGATGACAGGCCGATGGTCAGAAAGGCCGTCAACTGGGCCATCCGACAGATAGGGAAGCGTAATCTTTACCTCAACGGAAAGGCTATTGAGCTTTCACAAAGGATACGCATCTCAGGCACAAAGGCAGGCAGATGGATAGCTGCAGATGCCCTGCGGGAACTTACAGGCTCAGCCGTTCAGGACAGGCTCCTCAAAAGGGCTATAAACCACAAACCATAA
- a CDS encoding AAA family ATPase — MGKKCLKCGYIRNDGDPGPLTECPRCGVIYARAEARLGKQPEAENEEKECEKPSPGAVPDIVREIALLIKSHYGLIWVRTNEEERAESLLSHLADSLGLKLFTWSLTHGLKRTDMDGPVYMTTEPKAALDHVISSDFPAIYLFQGIAPFLSDPAIAARLYDAAKKYSPHDASIILTGADMNIPESLKPYLAEVSPPAPKREEYSELLNNIIRDLRAKTEIKVEITNTELNRLINNLKGLTLLEAEKILTRAIIEDGGLNAKDIQRVIDAKRTVVERDGLLEYFPAEHGMSEIADMATLKDWLNKRRMIITEPERAVSFGLAFPKGILLLGVPGSGKSLCAKAVSMEWGLPLLKMDPSNLYNKYIGESERNFKRAMETAEKMAPVILWIDEIEKAFASGGSEDGGVSQRVLGTFLSWLQDRKGDVFVVATANEVEKLPPEFLRKGRFDEVFFVDLPDADSRAAIFSIHLRRRGKDPAKFDIAALAEASDGFSGAEIEQVVVSGLYGAFSANCELTNDMLVAEIGRTKPLSVTRVEQIENLREWASERTVNAH; from the coding sequence ATGGGAAAGAAATGCCTTAAATGCGGATATATAAGAAATGACGGCGATCCGGGTCCACTGACAGAATGCCCGCGATGCGGCGTTATTTATGCAAGGGCGGAGGCAAGGCTGGGCAAACAGCCTGAAGCGGAAAATGAGGAGAAGGAATGTGAAAAGCCTTCCCCCGGGGCAGTACCTGATATAGTCAGGGAAATAGCCCTTCTGATAAAGTCTCATTACGGACTCATCTGGGTCAGAACCAATGAAGAGGAGCGAGCTGAAAGCCTCTTATCGCATCTGGCAGACTCTTTAGGCTTGAAGCTTTTCACATGGAGCCTTACGCATGGCCTCAAACGCACGGATATGGACGGGCCGGTTTATATGACAACCGAACCGAAAGCTGCACTCGATCATGTCATCAGTTCTGATTTTCCCGCGATCTACCTGTTTCAGGGGATAGCGCCTTTTCTGAGCGATCCGGCAATTGCAGCCAGACTCTACGACGCCGCAAAAAAATATTCTCCCCACGATGCTTCGATAATTCTGACCGGCGCCGACATGAATATACCCGAGAGCCTGAAGCCTTATCTGGCTGAAGTGTCTCCCCCCGCGCCGAAAAGAGAGGAATATTCTGAACTTCTCAATAACATCATCCGCGACCTCAGGGCCAAAACCGAGATCAAGGTCGAGATAACAAACACTGAACTGAACCGGCTTATAAACAATCTGAAAGGGCTTACGCTTCTTGAAGCGGAAAAAATTCTGACCAGGGCCATCATTGAAGACGGAGGCCTTAATGCAAAAGACATCCAGAGGGTGATTGACGCTAAAAGGACGGTCGTGGAAAGGGACGGTCTTCTGGAGTATTTCCCGGCTGAGCACGGCATGTCGGAAATTGCGGACATGGCCACACTGAAAGACTGGCTCAACAAACGAAGGATGATAATAACCGAACCTGAAAGGGCTGTTTCCTTCGGACTCGCTTTTCCGAAGGGGATACTCCTGCTCGGTGTTCCGGGATCGGGGAAGAGCCTGTGCGCCAAGGCTGTTTCAATGGAATGGGGCCTGCCGCTATTAAAAATGGACCCGTCCAATCTGTACAACAAGTACATCGGAGAGAGCGAGCGCAACTTCAAGCGGGCCATGGAAACGGCCGAAAAGATGGCGCCGGTAATCCTGTGGATAGACGAGATTGAAAAGGCATTCGCCTCCGGCGGCAGCGAGGACGGAGGCGTGTCACAGCGCGTCCTGGGGACCTTCCTTTCCTGGCTGCAGGACAGGAAAGGCGATGTATTTGTAGTGGCGACGGCAAACGAAGTTGAAAAATTGCCGCCGGAATTCCTCAGGAAAGGCCGTTTCGACGAGGTGTTCTTTGTAGACCTTCCCGATGCCGATAGCAGGGCCGCTATCTTTTCGATCCATCTGAGAAGACGCGGAAAAGATCCTGCGAAGTTCGATATCGCGGCACTTGCAGAGGCCTCAGACGGTTTCAGCGGGGCCGAAATAGAACAGGTGGTCGTATCAGGGCTTTACGGTGCATTTTCAGCAAATTGTGAACTTACGAACGATATGCTTGTTGCTGAGATTGGCAGGACAAAGCCCTTATCTGTTACCCGCGTGGAGCAGATCGAAAATCTGAGGGAATGGGCATCGGAAAGGACTGTAAACGCTCATTAG
- the ettA gene encoding energy-dependent translational throttle protein EttA → MAVEPNKIIYSMMRVSKRYEKKEVIKDISLSYFYGAKIGVLGLNGSGKSSLLRIMAGVDNAFDGQAVLSPGYTVGYLEQEPLVDETRTVRQVVEEGVQETVNLLNEFNEISMKFAEPMSDDEMNSLIERQGVVQEKLDHLNAWDLDARLEMAMDALRCPPGDMQVKVLSGGEKRRVALCRLLLQKPDILLLDEPTNHLDAETVAWLEHHLQRYEGTIIAVTHDRYFLDNVAGWILELDRGHGIPWKGNYSSWLEQKQERLRVEEKGETDRQKTLERELDWIRMSPKGRHAKAKARITAYEELLGSESERRARDLEIYIPPGPRLGNVVIEAQAVTKAYGDKLLFENMSFMLPPGGIIGVIGPNGAGKTTLFRMITGQETPDSGSIRIGETVKLAYVDQSRDSLDPDKTIWETISGGKDTIVLGGREINSRAYVARYNFSGTDQQKKLGTLSGGERNRVHLAMMLGSGANVILLDEPTNDLDVNTMRALEEALENFAGCAVVVSHDRWFLDRIATHILAFEGDSTVTWFDGNYTEYEEDKKRRLGAAADTPHRIKYRRLTRA, encoded by the coding sequence ATGGCGGTTGAACCGAACAAGATAATCTATTCGATGATGCGCGTGAGCAAGCGCTACGAAAAAAAGGAAGTTATCAAGGACATCTCTCTGTCCTATTTTTACGGCGCCAAGATAGGCGTACTCGGCCTCAACGGTTCGGGCAAAAGTTCGCTCCTTCGAATAATGGCCGGCGTTGATAATGCTTTTGACGGTCAGGCCGTGCTTTCACCCGGGTACACAGTGGGCTATCTTGAACAGGAACCCCTTGTTGATGAAACCAGGACGGTCCGCCAGGTGGTGGAAGAGGGCGTACAGGAAACGGTAAACCTCCTGAACGAATTCAACGAGATCAGCATGAAATTTGCCGAGCCCATGAGTGACGATGAGATGAATTCCCTGATAGAACGCCAGGGCGTCGTACAGGAAAAGCTCGACCACCTTAATGCGTGGGATCTTGATGCGCGTCTTGAAATGGCAATGGATGCGCTTCGCTGTCCTCCGGGCGACATGCAGGTAAAAGTGCTTTCCGGAGGCGAAAAGCGCAGGGTTGCACTGTGCCGCCTGCTTTTGCAGAAGCCCGACATCCTGCTGCTCGACGAACCGACCAACCATCTCGACGCAGAAACAGTTGCGTGGCTCGAACATCACCTGCAGCGCTATGAGGGTACAATCATTGCAGTTACACATGATCGCTATTTTCTGGATAATGTTGCCGGATGGATACTCGAACTCGACCGTGGCCACGGAATACCCTGGAAAGGCAACTATTCTTCATGGCTCGAACAGAAGCAGGAAAGGTTGAGAGTTGAGGAAAAGGGCGAAACCGATCGCCAGAAGACACTTGAACGTGAACTGGACTGGATACGCATGAGCCCTAAGGGGCGTCATGCAAAGGCGAAGGCCAGGATAACCGCATACGAAGAACTGCTCGGCAGCGAATCCGAAAGGCGCGCCAGAGACCTTGAAATATATATACCGCCCGGGCCAAGGCTCGGTAATGTAGTAATCGAAGCGCAGGCCGTAACGAAAGCCTACGGCGACAAGCTTCTTTTTGAAAACATGAGCTTCATGCTGCCTCCCGGCGGCATTATCGGGGTAATAGGCCCTAACGGTGCCGGAAAGACGACACTTTTCAGGATGATTACCGGCCAGGAAACGCCTGATTCCGGTTCAATCCGCATCGGCGAAACCGTAAAGCTCGCATATGTCGATCAGAGCAGGGATTCTCTCGATCCTGATAAAACCATATGGGAGACCATTTCCGGCGGGAAGGACACTATAGTGCTGGGAGGCCGCGAGATCAACTCGCGAGCGTATGTCGCCCGCTATAACTTTTCGGGCACCGACCAGCAGAAAAAGCTAGGCACTCTTTCGGGAGGAGAAAGAAACCGTGTTCATCTTGCCATGATGCTGGGGAGCGGCGCGAATGTAATTCTTCTGGACGAGCCGACGAACGATCTTGACGTGAACACCATGCGTGCCCTCGAAGAGGCGCTGGAGAACTTTGCAGGGTGCGCGGTCGTGGTAAGCCACGACAGATGGTTCCTTGACCGCATCGCAACACATATTCTGGCATTCGAGGGCGACAGCACGGTCACATGGTTCGACGGCAACTACACTGAATATGAAGAGGACAAGAAAAGACGCCTGGGCGCTGCAGCGGATACCCCGCACCGCATAAAATACCGGAGACTAACAAGAGCATAA
- a CDS encoding aminopeptidase has product MKIRLEKYTDVLIWGLTTARTQTFKKGDIILLRYELPAISLAESVYSRLIKMGFNVIPRAGITPTMEKGFYSLSNDEQLTFKVPGNEELYKSLNGSIYIIAPSSLTHLAGIDPKRIGMAAVAQKYLRDILDKREEMGLFGWTLCMYPTEELAKHAGLSLDDYTKQISKAAFLNSRDPVGKWIDVYTEVSSIKKGLNSMEVAEYHVESANTDLVITPGEMRKWIGISGHNIPSFEIFLSPDWRGTRGVYYADQPSYRNGNLVKGLKLEFRNGRAVKIDADKGAEFARKQLSMDDGADQVGEFSLTDKRFSKIDRFMANTLFDENFGGRNGNCHIAVGASYSDTYSGDPAELTKEKKEALGFNDSALHWDLVNTEKKRVTAKLKSGRTITIYEKGMFTV; this is encoded by the coding sequence ATGAAAATAAGGCTCGAAAAATATACGGATGTTCTTATCTGGGGGCTTACAACGGCACGCACGCAGACTTTTAAAAAAGGCGACATCATCCTGCTCAGGTATGAACTGCCCGCCATAAGCCTTGCTGAATCCGTATATTCAAGGCTCATAAAAATGGGATTTAATGTCATACCGAGGGCAGGCATTACCCCGACGATGGAAAAGGGATTTTATTCCCTTTCAAATGACGAGCAGCTCACATTCAAGGTCCCCGGGAATGAGGAACTCTATAAGAGCCTGAACGGGAGCATCTATATCATCGCACCTTCATCGCTAACACACCTTGCCGGAATAGATCCCAAACGCATAGGCATGGCGGCGGTTGCCCAGAAATACCTGCGCGACATACTTGACAAGCGCGAAGAGATGGGGCTCTTCGGCTGGACTCTGTGCATGTATCCTACTGAAGAGCTTGCAAAGCATGCGGGCCTATCTTTGGATGACTATACGAAACAGATTTCAAAGGCCGCTTTCCTTAACAGCAGAGACCCTGTCGGGAAATGGATAGATGTATATACCGAGGTGAGTTCGATCAAAAAAGGCCTTAATTCCATGGAAGTGGCTGAATACCATGTGGAAAGCGCTAACACCGACCTTGTCATAACGCCCGGAGAGATGAGGAAATGGATAGGGATATCAGGGCACAACATACCGAGCTTTGAGATATTCCTGTCTCCCGACTGGCGCGGGACAAGGGGAGTCTACTATGCGGACCAGCCCTCCTACAGGAACGGAAACCTGGTAAAAGGCTTGAAGCTTGAATTCAGGAACGGCCGTGCAGTGAAGATTGATGCCGACAAGGGAGCGGAATTTGCGCGCAAGCAGCTTTCAATGGATGACGGGGCTGATCAGGTGGGCGAATTTTCCCTGACAGACAAACGTTTTTCCAAGATCGACAGGTTCATGGCCAATACCCTTTTTGACGAGAACTTCGGAGGCAGAAACGGCAACTGTCATATCGCAGTCGGTGCATCGTATTCGGATACATATTCCGGTGACCCGGCAGAGCTTACGAAAGAGAAGAAGGAGGCGCTGGGCTTTAACGATTCGGCCCTTCACTGGGACCTTGTGAATACTGAAAAAAAGAGGGTCACGGCAAAGCTTAAATCAGGAAGAACCATAACAATTTATGAAAAAGGCATGTTTACTGTTTGA
- a CDS encoding gamma carbonic anhydrase family protein, producing MIIEINGKKPKIAEGVFVAPNAVVIGDVEIGEGSSIWYGAVIRGDLNAIRIGRFSNIQDNCTIHVDGINATVIGDYVTVGHNAVLHGCRIGEGSVIGLGSILLNGSVIGKGSIVAAGAVVRERQEIGENQLVAGSPAVFKRELDADSAIANRNPAEIYVELAKRHLAARRREL from the coding sequence ATGATTATCGAGATTAACGGGAAAAAACCCAAAATTGCCGAAGGGGTTTTCGTGGCTCCGAATGCGGTTGTCATAGGAGACGTGGAAATCGGTGAAGGTTCAAGCATCTGGTACGGCGCAGTCATCAGAGGCGACCTCAATGCAATAAGAATTGGCAGGTTTTCCAACATACAGGATAACTGCACGATACATGTCGACGGCATAAATGCAACCGTTATAGGAGATTATGTCACTGTCGGCCACAACGCTGTTCTTCACGGCTGCCGCATAGGCGAAGGTTCGGTTATAGGACTGGGTTCGATTCTTCTGAACGGCTCGGTCATAGGAAAGGGTTCTATCGTGGCGGCAGGTGCGGTTGTCAGGGAGAGGCAGGAAATCGGCGAGAATCAGCTTGTTGCAGGTTCACCCGCAGTATTCAAGAGAGAGCTTGATGCAGACAGTGCGATAGCAAACAGAAACCCGGCTGAAATATATGTTGAACTGGCAAAAAGACATTTAGCAGCCAGAAGGAGGGAATTATGA